Part of the Vibrio ishigakensis genome, GTTGTTATTGTCAGTACCGGTAATCTGGTGACCAGTCGTCAAGAATTAGCCATGCACAACCTTATCATTGCTCGAGCTGCCAAAGAAAATGGTGCAAAGCGTGTGGTATTGGTTGAACCAGACCTATTTTTCTCTGCCCAAGACCGTGGTCCTAGAGCCGAATTGGGCGACACATGTGGTGAGCGTGATGTCTCAGACATAAAGAAATTTGATGGCCAACCGTTCACTTCCAAGCTCTATGCAGAGATGCTCAAGCTTGCGGGCGTTGATGACGTGGTGACTGTGCACAACCATTCCGTGTCGGTACAGAAGAAGTTTAGTGAAGTCTTCAAAGGCCGTTTCCATAACCTTATCCCTTATAAGATCTACGCCCATTATCTATTGAACTCGAACATTCTGAATTACGGACCGGAAGGTGAGGGGCTTGTTCTTTGTGCACCCGACAAAGGTGCTCGCGATTTCGTAAAAGAAATGTACAACACCTTAGGCTTGAGCAAGGCTAAGTTTATTATGCTCGATAAGGAGCGCACCGCTGAGCGCAAGGTAGAAATTACCCTGCATGCAGAGAGTGAAGATACCTTTGAGGGTTTAGACAACCCAAGCATTGTTCTGTTTGACGATATGGTGCGCACTGGCTCAACCGTAGTGAAATCGTGTCAGTTCCTACAACAGCTAAAACCAGAGCGTATGGTATTTACTGTGTCGCACTTCTACGCAAGCACGGAAGGGCGCGAGCGCATGTCTCACCCAGCGCTAGGCGAGATCCTAACTCTGAACACTATGCCAACCATCTTGAATCGTGATGAGCAAGGCCGACTGCGCAAAAAAATGGTGGTGCTAAAGATTGAGAAGTTCTTGGCTCAAGAGCTGGGTAAAATCTTGGACGTAACAGTGCCTGCAGCAGAAGCAAATCCATACAAGATCGACATGTCTTCTAAGAACCCTCGCTTCCAACGTAAGATTTGGTTCTCAGACCAACTGTCTGAACTGTAATACTTGAAGCCGAATTTAAAGGGAAACGTTGAGTTTCCCTTTTTTAATGAAGTCGAGCTCAATTATTTCAAGCTGAGGCGCTTCATTAATCGATGTAAATTACCTGCATTCACGCCAAGTTGTTTTGCCGTTGCACTCAAGTTTTGCTGGTTTTCATTGTAGGCATCTTGAATTAACTGGCTCTGGAACTGCTCAACCGCGTCTTTTAAGCTCAAACTCTTAAATGAATCCAATCCTAGACCGGAGGATTCCACCGGAGATTGTGTGTTCAAAACAACTCCTTCCGTCATCCCCATATTTCCAAAGTGCTGCACTTCTAACGTCAGGTGTGACTGATTAGACTGTGCTCGGGCCAGCACCGCTGCACGATTGATGGTATGTTCTAACTCTCGAACATTCCCTTCCCATGCTGCGTTTTGCAGTAGCGGCAGAACCTTGCTGTCCAAATTTATGCTAGACACGTTCAGTTTGTGCTGGCACTGCTCTGCAAAATATCCCGCAAGCAAGATGATGTCTTTGCCTCGCTCGCGAAGTGGGGGAACGAACAGGGGGAAGACACTGAGCCTATGATACAAGTCGGCACGAAACGTACCGGCCTTGACCTCTTCATGCATGACGCGGTTGGTAGCGGCGATGATACGCACATCTACCTTAATGGCTCTGTCATCGCCCACGCGTTGTATGTCTCCATACTGCAATGCACGCAGAAGCTTGGCTTGCAACGCGAGAGAGAGTTCGCCTACTTCATCTAGAAACAGTGTGCCCTTGTTAGCAAGTTCAAACTTACCCTTGCGATTACTGATGGCACCGGTAAAGGCTCCCTTGATGTGGCCGAACAACTCACTTTCGGCCACCGACTCGGGTAAAGCGGCGCAGTTCAGATACACCAAAGTCTCATCTTTACGAGCGGATTGGCTGTGTATGGCGTGAGCAACCAGCTCCTTACCCACACCGGTTTCGCCCATCACCAAAACCGAGAGCTCTGTATTGGCTACGGCTTCTATCTGTGACTTGAGCTCAAGCATCGCCTGCGATTGGCCCACAAAGCTCTGCTTGCTGATTTTGAGTTTTGAGTGTTTTGGCGTTTGGGTCACGCCAACGTTAGATTCCAGTTGATCCATTAGTAGGGCAGTGTGCAGGCTATTGGCAGCAAGCGCACTGATGAGTCTTAGCTCTTTATCCTTTAAGGAGTCAAATTGGGTGGGGTCGAAGGCATCTATGGTCACCGCACCTATTAATCTGTCATCTTGCAGAAGCGGCAAGCCAATACAGGAGTGCACTTCTAGGTTATGGTCATGGTTGGGAATAAGACCGTCATAAGGATCTGGCAAATCGCTATCAGCAGGAAATCTTACAATG contains:
- a CDS encoding phosphoribosyltransferase family protein; this encodes MSIQNTQSDDVVIVSNSSDNPFAIDVAYAMGQHEDISDVISMKHFMNTEFCPRFISDEDDMENIGNSLEGKTVVIVSTGNLVTSRQELAMHNLIIARAAKENGAKRVVLVEPDLFFSAQDRGPRAELGDTCGERDVSDIKKFDGQPFTSKLYAEMLKLAGVDDVVTVHNHSVSVQKKFSEVFKGRFHNLIPYKIYAHYLLNSNILNYGPEGEGLVLCAPDKGARDFVKEMYNTLGLSKAKFIMLDKERTAERKVEITLHAESEDTFEGLDNPSIVLFDDMVRTGSTVVKSCQFLQQLKPERMVFTVSHFYASTEGRERMSHPALGEILTLNTMPTILNRDEQGRLRKKMVVLKIEKFLAQELGKILDVTVPAAEANPYKIDMSSKNPRFQRKIWFSDQLSEL
- the norR gene encoding nitric oxide reductase transcriptional regulator NorR; translated protein: MPQFQNDWVQVALDITSGLSEQDRFERLLSTIRTLLHCDASALLLFDEQHFIPLAINGLSDNVLGRRFSIEKHPRFEAIARAGDIVRFPADSDLPDPYDGLIPNHDHNLEVHSCIGLPLLQDDRLIGAVTIDAFDPTQFDSLKDKELRLISALAANSLHTALLMDQLESNVGVTQTPKHSKLKISKQSFVGQSQAMLELKSQIEAVANTELSVLVMGETGVGKELVAHAIHSQSARKDETLVYLNCAALPESVAESELFGHIKGAFTGAISNRKGKFELANKGTLFLDEVGELSLALQAKLLRALQYGDIQRVGDDRAIKVDVRIIAATNRVMHEEVKAGTFRADLYHRLSVFPLFVPPLRERGKDIILLAGYFAEQCQHKLNVSSINLDSKVLPLLQNAAWEGNVRELEHTINRAAVLARAQSNQSHLTLEVQHFGNMGMTEGVVLNTQSPVESSGLGLDSFKSLSLKDAVEQFQSQLIQDAYNENQQNLSATAKQLGVNAGNLHRLMKRLSLK